A window of Tripterygium wilfordii isolate XIE 37 chromosome 7, ASM1340144v1, whole genome shotgun sequence contains these coding sequences:
- the LOC120002634 gene encoding transcription factor bHLH95-like, with protein sequence MSDEKGHGGALWENLLLPVINSKLNNQDNKPLGSDSNIDQTPQQASEWVMSSQKEEEREEGIRKKRKGSNEAKDKNGGGGGGGDGLEDQEMTTHMLMERRRRRKMKDMFSELHVLLFGPHAAKADKSTIIDEAVSKIKSLEEEIKIKEKQKEQLLKQKNQIASNTNISREAFLANQAASTPIASIDVGAVTGTGSSSSSSYSNGPIMFQTWNFMNVVLSICGNEAQYFVCSSKKQLGLMSSIIFVFEKYGVDVISANLSTHGNKRTYTFQARVSIFIQKSTFSQENFEFSENLIFLGNKRCVNLTGISHEVGKTPPIVVKLFKQAAKELSLLYRGIRYFVWGVLTKMLNAPTKFVPTNPKSRWRLGLVF encoded by the exons ATGTCTGATGAAAAAGGCCATGGAGGTGCCTTATGGGAGAACCTATTGTTGCCTGTCATAAATTCGAAATTGAACAATCAGGATAACAAGCCATTGGGATCGGATTCAAATATTGACCAAACACCTCAACAAGCCTCGGAATGGGTAATGAGCAGCCAGAAGGAGGAGGAAAGGGAAGAAGGAATACGCAAGAAACGTAAGGGAAGCAATGAAGCCAAAGACAAAAacggtggcggtggtggtggtggagatggattAGAAGATCAAGAGATGACGACGCATATGTTGATGGAGAGACGTAGGAGGAGGAAGATGAAAGATATGTTCTCTGAGCTTCATGTTTTGCTTTTCGGTCCTCACGCCGCTAAG GCAGACAAATCCACAATCATTGATGAAGCAGTGAGTAAAATCAAATCCTTGGAggaagaaatcaaaatcaaagaaaaacagaagGAACAACTTCTCAAACAGAAGAATCAAATTGCTTCCAATACCAATATTTCTAGAGAGGCATTTTTAGCTAATCAAGCAGCTTCTACGCCTATTGCTAGTATTGATGTGGGAGCTGTGACAGGAactggttcttcttcttcttcttcttattctaaTGGTCCTATAATGTTCCAGACATGGAATTTCATGAATGTGGTTTTGAGCATTTGTGGGAATGAAGCACAATACTTTGTTTGCTCATCAAAGAAGCAATTAGGACTCATGAGTTCCATAATCTTTGTGTTTGAGAAGTATGGAGTTGATGTCATCTCTGCTAATTTGTCTACTCATGGTAACAAGAGGACTTATACCTTTCAAGCACGCGTAAGTATTTTTATTCAGAAATCTACTTTTTCTCAAGAAAATTTTGAGTTTTCTGAGAATTTGATTTTTCTGGGAAACAAACGGTGCGTGAAT CTGACTGGAATATCTCATGAAGTTGGAAAAACTCCTCCGATAGTTGTGAAATTATTCAAGCAAGCAGCTAAGGAGCTAAGCCTTCTT TACCGTGGTATAAGGTATTTTGTCTGGGGTGTGCTAACAAAAATGCTAAATGCCCCAACTAAATTTGTCCCAACAAATCCCAAATCTAGGTGGCGTCTAGGACTGGTGTTTTAA